The following are encoded together in the Theileria orientalis strain Shintoku DNA, chromosome 1, complete genome genome:
- a CDS encoding pre-mRNA splicing protein: MDKLLSTIKKKRDELKELKGDKKWIKASEESEKRRLEAQEQLERQNECKKRLIDEKLKKIEEFYDKKQVKDEDKVYDKTNDIPVVEVVKRLRKLRQPATLFGESHKERCERLFSQETDVDDLEASQNIYVDAIMGRNNYLISKYINKNVTQIDFFDDYKDLPETSKHYRYFIRISFLRRIFNWVSQMLRSWEQQMMDCREDLVKEGKEFEAKRNEAMLVQTKKDIKPLLKLIKSKKLDEDILDKLYRIVECCEKGEFKEAHDAYMLLAIGNAAWPMGVTMVGIHERAGRSKIFTSEVAHILNDETTRKYIQMFKRLISFAQTKFGKDPSKIIVEMTSREDQNKSSNSSQVLSSKDAAVFKNMMELYTFKNYKKALKVAESLLAKYPEHGETLSVKALLLLFIDPTRENEIIELAKRGLRNGINSYMCWHVLGVIYKHVKKYRETAKCFIMALKLDPHNDRLLKEICCLEIELRDYSAFRRFASTQLKLKSKEYREWMLFAFSQHLCGNLASSCEILEEADKLFISDYRVEDYELSESIMYRAMVYEHLGEFEKCARLLEQKASLLKDKLTYLELRAKALYLSKNYQAANNTYRQLLDLNPNNAGFVFMLFLTHQNEKVRNMFLFQLSEFEKPKRGSIYDEKLKNDSKNYVEGTVKVPEDHDYPIVLSNEVLDMDGEYSAAGWQLEHRLYHNFDMYMSAKSTSGNELYANCYGFQEYALSISSKLDLSDLADPSTVETIEEVVQTVDEYLSDRPGSDLVVYCKYRRPLKRDTYPLFMFTRSLEKEEEDQLLEALDGMNLKDPFIYNSFVFTFTSGMSFYRRAQKYIIDSLNRGSTNIIRSFLHCLTFKKAYILAFMLSGFKEKLRRHQRIDSVKNEVQVKWSDHMVSCNYRAVLTALFLAKIYDFMGSYQKALEVLNQGLEIAPTSVDLLCVRGKVYKHLGDLHRSNEDFCMASDIDRSDRQTSAKSAKSILRTFDFDYSVKKWKSFLTEDVCKKNEKEAPPEIPSFKFELMYAKLKSDVFLRSCTNCDFGHDCDSEKLKESFEKYRYILEKHSEIYENQLDFHNYCLNRLSYRVYYNFLKLRSAYCAQGYFIKALKGAIRCSIQMHHLGIETELTTENVFRNKNVEYCVEWMKTVLNQRVYDPGLYGLFYYLASICNMDLLFRLRCITHCYYSSRCNRLNEYLMQMIYHLITYLDHCSPLETDLVRKTLDLCVHEDLEPKTSELNCDYANRYLDFVTDRILEGSYNIKQVKGLVLCAYNYRTDGLLERVFENCERLYRHMTFKEYLKFKRFLLYAVHSCRISSNKDLLRREIEALNSECSGKYTIDLF, encoded by the exons atggATAAGTTGTTATCcacaattaaaaagaaaCGGGACGAACTTAAAG AGCTTAAAGgtgataaaaaatggatCAAAGCTTCTGAAGAATCCGAAAAAAGGAGATTAGAAGCACAAGAACAGTTAGAAAGGCAAAATGAATGTAAAAAAAGGTTAATCgatgaaaaattaaag AAAATTGAGGAGTTTTACGACAAAAAGCAAGTGAAAGATGAGGATAAAGTATatgataaaacaaatg ATATACCTGTCGTGGAAGTGGTTAAACGTCTTAGAAAATTAAGGCAACCTGCAACATTGTTTGGAGAATCCCATAAAGAGAG ATGCGAGAGGCTATTTTCTCAGGAAACTGATGTGGACGACTTGGAGGCAAGTCAAAACATATACGTTGACGCAATAATGGGCAG GAACAACTACTTGATATCCAAGTACATAAACAAGAATG TCACTCAAATAGACTTCTTCGATGATTATAAGGATCTCCCGGAAACTTCTAAGCACTACAGGTACTTCATACGCATTTCATTTCTTCGTAGAATTTTCAACTGGGTTTCTCAGATGCTGAGATCCTGGGAACAGCAAATGATGGATTGCAGGGAGGACTTGGTCAAGGAAGGCAAGGAGTTTGAGGCGAAGAGGAACGAAGCCATGCTCGTTCAAACCAAGAAGGACATCAAGCCTCTGCTTAAGTTGATCAAGTCCAAAAAGCTCGACGAGGATATCTTGGATAAGCTTTACAGGATAGTCGAGTGCTGCGAAAAGGGCGAATTTAAGGAGGCGCACGACGCTTATATGCTGCTCGCCATAGGCAACGCCGCCTGGCCCATGGGGGTTACCATGGTTGGAATCCACGAAAGGGCTGGAAGGTCGAAAATTTTCACATCGGAGGTTgcacatattttaaacgacGAGACCACCAGGAAGTATATCCAGATGTTCAAAAGACTCATTTCATTTGCGCAAACaaaatttggaaaagaTCCATCTAAAATC ATAGTCGAAATGACGAGTCGCGAAGATCAGAATAAATCTTCGAATTCATCGCAAGTGTTATCCTCGAAGGATGCCGcagtttttaaaaatatgatg GAACTCTATACattcaaaaattataaaaaggCCTTGAAGGTGGCGGAGAGTCTTCTCGCCAAATACCCCGAACACGGAGAAACACTCTCAGTCAAGGCGCTGCTACTGCTGTTCATTGATCCTACCAGGGAGAATGAGATCATTGAGCTCGCGAAGAGGGGGCTGAGGAACGGAATTAACAGTTATATGTGCTGGCACGTGCTAGGTGTGATATATAAGCACGTGAAGAAGTACAGAGAAACCGCAAAGTGCTTCATAATGGCCCTAAAGCTTGATCCACACAACGATAGGCTTCTCAAGGAAATCTGCTGTTTGGAAATTGAACTGAGAGACTATTCGGCATTTAGAAGGTTCGCGAGCACGCAGCTTAAGTTGAAATCAAAGGAGTACCGAGAGTGGATGCTATTTGCGTTCTCGCAGCACCTGTGCGGAAACCTGGCGAGTTCGTGCGAAATACTGGAGGAAGCAGATAAGTTATTTATCTCAGACTATCGGGTAGAGGACTATGAACTGAGCGAGTCGATAATGTACAGAGCAATGGTATACGAGCACCTGGgagagtttgaaaagtGCGCAAGGCTGTTGGAGCAGAAGGCGAGTTTGCTGAAGGATAAGCTGACGTACCTGGAGCTCAGAGCGAAGGCGCTGTACCTGTCGAAAAACTATCAGGCGGCAAACAACACGTACAGGCAGCTGCTTGACCTGAACCCGAACAACGCAGGGTTCGTGTTCATGCTGTTCCTGACGCACCAAAACGAAAAGGTGAGGAACATGTTCCTCTTCCAATTGAGTGAGTTTGAAAAGCCGAAACGAGGCTCAATATACgacgagaagctgaagaacgaCTCGAAAAATTATGTGGAAGGGACAGTTAAGGTGCCGGAAGATCACGACTACCCGATTGTGCTCAGCAACGAAGTCCTGGACATGGACGGAGAGTATTCGGCGGCGGGCTGGCAGCTGGAGCACAGACTGTACCACAACTTTGACATGTACATGAGCGCCAAGAGCACCTCAGGAAACGAGCTGTACGCGAACTGTTACGGCTTCCAGGAATACGCGCTCAGCATATCAAGCAAGCTGGACCTGAGCGACCTGGCGGACCCAAGCACAGTGGAGACGATAGAGGAAGTTGTGCAGACAGTGGACGAGTACCTGAGCGACCGCCCAGGGTCAGATTTGGTAGTGTACTGCAAGTACAGGAGGCCGCTGAAAAGAGATACGTACCCACTCTTCATGTTCACCAGGAGcctggagaaggaggaggaggaccagctgctggaggCGTTGGACGGaatgaacctgaaggaccCGTTCATCTACAACTCATTCGTCTTCACGTTCACCTCGGGCATGAGTTTTTATCGTAGAGCGCAGAAGTACATAATCGACTCCTTGAACAGAGGCTCAACAAACATAATCCGGAGCTTCCTGCACTGCCTGACCTTCAAGAAGGCGTACATCCTGGCGTTCATGCTGTCGGGGTTCAAGGAAAAGCTGAGAAGGCACCAGAGGATCGACAGCGTCAAAAACGAAGTTCAGGTGAAGTGGTCAGACCACATGGTCTCCTGCAACTACAGAGCAGTGCTCACGGCGCTCTTCTTGGCGAAGATCTACGACTTCATGGGCTCCTACCAGAAAGCGCTGGAAGTCCTGAACCAGGGCCTGGAGATAGCGCCGACGTCAGTGGACCTTCTGTGTGTCCGGGGCAAGGTGTACAAGCACCTGGGCGACCTCCACAGAAGCAACGAAGACTTCTGCATGGCCAGCGACATAGACAGGAGTGACCGCCAGACCAGCGCCAAGTCGGCAAAGTCAATTCTGAGGACCTTCGACTTCGACTACAGCGtgaagaagtggaagtCGTTCCTGACGGAGGACGTGTGCAAAAAGAACGAAAAGGAGGCGCCGCCGGAAATCCCGAGCTTCAAGTTTGAACTGATGTACGCGAAGCTGAAGTCGGACGTTTTCCTGAGGTCATGCACGAACTGCGACTTTGGCCACGACTGCGACTCGGAGAAACTGAAGGAGTCCTTCGAAAAGTACCGCTACATACTGGAAAAGCACTCTGAAATCTACGAGAATCAGCTGGACTTCCACAACTACTGCCTTAACAGACTGTCGTACCGAGTCTACTACAACTTCCTGAAGCTGAGGTCGGCCTACTGCGCGCAGGGCTACTTCATCAAGGCGCTCAAGGGCGCAATCAGGTGCTCCATTCAGATGCACCACCTCGGGATCGAGACGGAGCTCACCACGGAAAACGTGTTCAGGAACAAGAACGTGGAGTACTGCGTCGAGTGGATGAAGACGGTGCTGAACCAGAGGGTCTACGACCCGGGGCTCTACGGCCTCTTCTACTACCTGGCCTCAATTTGCAACATGGACCTGCTGTTCAGGCTGCGCTGCATTACGCACTGCTACTACTCGTCGCGGTGCAACAGGCTGAACGAGTACCTGATGCAGATGATCTACCACCTCATCACCTACCTCGACCACTGCTCACCCTTAGAAACGGACCTCGTGAGAAAGACGCTCGACCTGTGTGTGCacgaggacctggagcCCAAGACCAGCGAACTCAACTGCGACTACGCGAACCGGTACCTGGACTTTGTGACTGACCGGATTTTGGAAGGCAGCTACAACATTAAGCAGGTCAAGGGCCTCGTCCTGTGCGCCTACAACTATCGCACTGACGGCCTTTTGGAACGGGTGTTTGAGAACTGCGAGCGCCTGTACAGACACATGACCTTCaaggagtacctgaagtTCAAGAGGTTTTTGCTGTACGCGGTGCACTCGTGTAGAATATCGTCAAACAAGGACCTCCTGAGGAGGGAGATAGAGGCTCTCAATTCGGAATGTAGTGGAAAGTACACGATAGATTTGTTTTAG
- a CDS encoding uncharacterized protein (NADH:cytochrome b5 reductase (CBR) family protein): protein MNRYTANNPLKCKIRSAKKIATNNIDRDFYHIEIDHDGKYKYKEGQYCGIIPPGISPRTNRRHTPRSYSLAPTVDGNDESTLSICIRVTRPDNENLGICSRFLASSESGTEVSMTGPFGKNLTLTEEDIRANNLILIAAGTGISPFRGFLKRIWEDAGCVPGRKIVLFYGVQNQSTFLYREELERYKEMLGNTLEILPCYSREPNQPKLYVQENILRNSKPLCDLANSGTKCSIFVCGRKDMEKPVREALNEVYKNTGEADKILAEAKYEVYQ, encoded by the exons TTGAATCGCTACACAGCGAATAATCCACtgaaatgtaaaatacgCTCAGCCAAAAAAATAGCCACAAACAACATAGACAGAGATTTCTATCACATAGAAATAGACCACGATGGGAAGTATAAGTACAAAGAGGGCCAATACTGTGGAATCATACCGCCAG GAATTTCACCGAGAACAAACAGGAGGCACACACCCAGGTCATACTCACTGGCGCCCACGGTGGATGGGAACGACGAGTCGACGCTCTCAATTTGCATAAGAGTGACGAGGCCGGACAACGAGAACCTTGGAATATGCTCAAGGTTCCTGGCGAGCAGCGAAAGCGGCACGGAGGTGAGCATGACGGGGCCGTTCGGAAAGAACCTGACGCTGACGGAGGAGGACATAAGAGCGAATAACCTGATCCTGATAGCAGCAGGCACAGGAATATCGCCGTTCAGAGGCTTCCTGAAGAGAATCTGGGAAGACGCGGGCTGCGTGCCGGGAAGAAAAATCGTTCTCTTTTACGGAGTGCAGAATCAGTCGACGTTCCTGTACAGAGAGGAGTTGGAAAGGTACAAGGAAATGCTGGGAAACACACTGGAAATCCTTCCCTGCTACTCTAGGGAGCCTAACCAGCCTAAGTTATACGTCCAG GAAAACATACTGAGGAACAGTAAACCCCTGTGCGATTTGGCAAACTCGGGAACCAAATGCAGTATATTTGTTTGCGGAAGAAAGGATATGGAAAAGCCGGTACGCGAGGCACTAAACGAAGTATACAAGAACACCGGAGAGGCGGATAAGATCCTGGCAGAAGCCAAGTACGAAGTATACCAGTGA
- a CDS encoding eukaryotic initiation factor-2 alpha kinase-A: MESYLREDVESRLQKIKLKPPDEKKKITKVNEKNKKAAKSYVKYSSNSASYENKREGEPLLRFRKENQKRREGKGRLASIIQCILHFSILVIVLNVLYSRSAENKSSRKKVGLIGTMRTYKYPLVFVSAEVSAEDGRRYEEESEEEEVKQEHKEKIVRSNVALVENMNVPKSYEEVSLLVLDTEGLTYRTDLSKKLIWATRLTEDLLRVKKPKNTRQQTCAIENIVPDNIDKNKTMGHKIFLDKEQSIKVGKEKNKDSKRGEEANYEKLKSHLIPSYDGYVYYVDDYNTKLLKVHVKDIVNYTPFYTPLLEGVYLEGSRNALVIALDYETGTYITRHNREQDTKNSYVLNYFVKEKSNDQLHIALTNWSVKAYTEKGHTQIWEFDWLEVGSVMNQNKNESLVKSMRDKISVSANRLYFREEERVGDEREEINHLAFPYPISAVFAISKTHREGIYTLELIERLHIPPPPSFLYDSSVKSALVSSRKIAHKSLYVENGTIKRIGKPGRLMLYDGNNRRKLETLTQGQENMGLGVDEKRIIVIGSSVGQQKGPLGVKESTYDFLLNWWWLVIFWVIALLGIPVGTVVKVVKFFTRPSARLRRALSATETPSSRMDVYDSRTELYDSTEESSEEYDTEEGRDIFENIEEEYSDFSVDGRLELNDSEREGVKEIRRAKSEGNFEYEEEEYAESVWMEEQSLIDVVTNNQYDLVRRSSNPLNKLEQQPGGSKSPRSGGKMTTGSTKEHTTAMITSTPASPQDKNATNASTEREEDKRDDKKELSVIPTSSVLSKFLENGRFLRTFECIKMLGKGGFGSVYRARHKLEPGNPVYAIKFVLLKLKASEDLSSRRYFREVAANRDIYSKYVVRYYTWWCEEPHFLPLAQMSTQLQTAAIDNLRCLLQNGVIPPDLINPEREKTESEEEQENDEENRVRNHYIREYRKLIYQYIQNPGPEEQIPSFSQIAQKNKNNVKFLSSLNVTKENNENNLQVYSENSNIQFKDTNTGNNEETKEKKRNKLAEKIDEFKKKLSIINECDSKHNENKQYQVVLLILMEMCNGLTLREWLNKPDRSKENRRVELLLFKQIIKGLRDIHRNCFIHRDLKPENIFVDDKNNLKIGDLGLVGFIQESHPNSYQPINTVKQHLLSDATQVSVRGQVIGTPGYTAPEGGGNCTEKVDIYSAALILLELLCPKFNTVMERLETLERFRSKREVPPFIKERYNPWYELMVKMGDANPENRPSADQVYRQLKAILSSS; encoded by the exons ATGGAATCATATTTACGTGAAGATGTAGAAAGTCgtttacaaaaaattaagctAAAACCGCCAGacgaaaagaagaaaataacaaaagtaaatgaaaaaaataaaaaagcaGCTAAATcgtatgtaaaatatagtagtaatagcgCCTCTTATGAGAATAAAAGAGAAGGTGAGCCTCTGTTGAGATTTAGAAAAGAAAATCAGAAAAGGAGAGAAGGGAAAGGAAGATTGGCAAGTATTATTCAATGTATATTGCACTTCTCAATACTAGTCATAGTCTTGAACGTGTTGTACAGTAGGAGTGCTGAAAATAAAAGCTCGAGGAAAAAAGTGGGTTTGATAGGAACAATGCGCACATATAAATACCCATTAGTCTTCGTAAGCGCGGAAGTGTCAGCGGAAGATGGAAGGAGATATGAGGAGGAAagtgaagaagaggaagtaaAACAGGAGcataaagaaaaaatagtgAGGTCAAACGTAGCGCTGGTGGAAAACATGAATGTGCCGAAGTCGTACGAAGAAGTGTCACTGTTGGTGCTGGACACGGAAGGACTGACGTACAGAACGGATCTCTCGAAAAAGTTGATATGGGCAACAAGATTGACAGAAGACCTGCTGAGAGTGAAGAAGCCGAAGAACACAAGACAGCAAACGTGCGCAATAGAAAACATAGTGCCAGATAacatagataaaaataagacGATGGGACATAAGATATTCTTGGACAAGGAGCAGAGCATAAAGGTAggaaaggaaaaaaataaggatTCAAAAAGAGGAGAAGAGGCTAACTACGAAAAGCTTAAGTCGCACCTGATACCGAGTTACGACGGATACGTCTACTACGTTGACGACTATAacacgaagctgctgaaggtgCACGTGAAGGACATAGTAAACTACACGCCCTTTTACACGCCGCTGCTGGAAGGAGTGTACCTGGAGGGCTCTAGAAACGCACTGGTGATAGCACTGGACTATGAAACGGGAACTTACATCACGAGACACAACAGAGAACAGGACACAAAAAACAGTTACGTGCTCAACTACTTTGTTAAAGAAAAGAGCAACGATCAACTGCATATCGCATTAACAAACTGGTCAGTGAAAGCATACACGGAAAAAGGTCACACACAGATCTGGGAATTCGACTGGCTAGAAGTAGGTTCAGTGATGAaccaaaataaaaatgagagCCTGGTAAAGTCAATGAGAGATAAAATATCAGTGTCAGCAAATAGACTGTATTTCAGAGAAGAGGAGAGGGTCGGAGATGAGAGAGAAGAAATTAACCACCTGGCATTCCCGTACCCGATCTCAGCAGTGTTCGCAATCTCGAAGACACACAGAGAAGGAATATACACTTTGGAGCTTATAGAAAGGCTGCACATACCGCCGCCGCCAAGCTTCCTGTACGACTCCTCAGTTAAGTCGGCACTGGTGAGCTCGAGAAAAATAGCACACAAGTCACTCTACGTGGAAAATGGA ACGATTAAGAGAATAGGGAAGCCAGGAAGGCTGATGCTCTACGACGGAAATAACAGAAGGAAGCTGGAGACCCTGACGCAGGGACAGGAGAACATGGGCCTCGGAGTGGACGAAAAGAGGATCATCGTTATAGGCTCCTCAGTAGGGCAGCAGAAGGGACCCCTGGGAGTGAAGGAGAGCACGTACGACTTCCTGCTCAACTGGTGGTGGCTGGTTATCTTCTGGGTGATCGCTCTGCTGGGAATCCCAGTGGGAACAGTGGTGAAGGTGGTGAAGTTCTTCACGAGGCCAAGCGCACGTCTGAGGAGAGCGTTGTCGGCGACGGAGACGCCCTCCTCGAGGATGGACGTCTACGACTCGAGGACGGAGCTGTACGACTCGACGGAGGAGTCGAGCGAGGAGTACGACACggaagaaggaagagaCATATTCGAGAACATAGAGGAAGAGTACTCGGACTTCTCAGTCGACGGAAGACTGGAGCTTAACGATAGTGAGAGAGAGGGAGTTAAGGAGATAAGAAGAGCAAAGAGCGAAGGAAACTTCGAgtatgaagaagaagaatacGCAGAGTCAGTGTGGATGGAAGAACAGAGCCTGATCGACGTGGTGACAAACAACCAGTACGACCTAGTGAGGAGAAGCAGTAATCCTCTCAACAAGTTGGAGCAGCAGCCAGGAGGAAGCAAGAGCCCAAGGTCAGGAGGAAAAATGACAACGGGAAGCACGAAGGAGCATACGACAGCAATGATAACGAGTACGCCAGCAAGTCCGCAGGACAAAAACGCAACTAACGCGTCCACGGAGAGAGAGGAAGATAAGAGAGATGAtaagaaggagctgagcGTTATACCGACGAGCAGCGTACTCTCAAAGTTCCTGGAAAACGGAAGGTTCCTGAGGACATTCGAGTGCATCAAAATGCTGGGAAAGGGAGGATTCGGCTCAGTGTACAGAGCGCGCCACAAGCTGGAGCCAGGAAACCCAGTCTACGCAATCAAGTTCGTGctcctgaagctgaaggcCTCGGAGGACCTGAGCTCGAGAAGGTACTTCAGAGAAGTGGCGGCGAACAGAGACATCTACAGCAAGTACGTGGTGCGCTACTACACGTGGTGGTGCGAGGAGCCGCACTTCCTGCCGCTCGCGCAAATGTCGACGCAGCTGCAGACGGCAGCAATCGATAACCTGCGCTGCCTGCTGCAAAACGGCGTAATTCCGCCGGACCTGATCAACCCGGAGCGCGAAAAGACGGAGagcgaggaggagcaggagaaCGACGAGGAAAACAGAGTCCGCAACCACTACATCAGAGAGTACAGGAAGCTGATATACCAGTACATCCAGAACCCGGGGCCCGAGGAGCAGATACCGAGCTTCAGCCAAATAGCACAAAAGAACAAAAACAACGTAAA GTTTCTGAGTAGTTTGAATGTGACCAAGGAAAATAACGAAAATAACCTGCAAGTGTATAGTGAAAACAGTAACATACAATTCAAGGATACAAACACAGGAAACAACGAAGAAACGAAGGAGA AAAAAAGAAACAAGTTAGCCGAAAAAATAGACGAGTTCAAAAAAAAGTTGTCCATCATCAACGAATGTGATAGCAAGCATAACGAGAATAAGCAGTACCAAGTGGTGCTGCTGATACTGATGGAAATGTGCAACGGGCTGACACTAAGGGAATGGCTCAACAA GCCTGATAGGAGTAAGGAAAATAGAAGAGTGGAACTCCTGCTATTTAAGCAGATAATTAAAGGGCTCAGAGATATACACAGGAATTGCTTCATACACAGAGACCTGAAGCCAGAAAACATATTCGTCGACGACAAGAATAACCTGAAGATCGGAGACTTGGGTCTGGTGGGATTCATACAGGAAAGTCACCCAAATTCATATCAGCCAATCAACACAGTGAAGCAGCACCTACTATCAGAT GCCACTCAAGTTAGCGTGAGAGGGCAGGTGATAGGAACGCCAGGCTACACAGCTCcagaaggaggaggaaactGCACGGAAAAGGTGGACATATACTCAGCAGCGCTGATACTGCTCGAGTTGCTGTGCCCCAAGTTCAACACAGTGATGGAGAGACTGGAGACGCTGGAGAGGTTCAGAAGTAAGCGAGAAGTGCCGCCGTTCATCAAGGAGAGGTACAACCCGTGGTACGAACTCATGGTGAAGATGGGAGACGCAAACCCGGAAAACAGACCGTCAGCAGACCAAGTGTACCGACAACTCAAAGCAATACTGAGTTCGTCCTAA
- a CDS encoding U1 snRNP-specific protein C — translation MPKFYCEYCSIYLTHSSPAGRKQHSQGRKHINAKVDYYQKLVRERFFQPPPFANPQMPLFPGFPMMGLMPGFPGFQPGMVPSMDGNPPFIPPQGLPPMAGPVPPMPMPGSLPGPMPGPLPIPLPGSIPGVPVIPSEMPNGTPELNTTNPALLHSNKPLPI, via the exons ATGCCTAAGTTTTACTGCGAATACTGCAGTATTTACTTAACTCACAGTTCTCCTGCTGGAAGGAAGCAGCATTCTCAGGGGCGTAAACATATTAATGCCAAGGTCGACTATTATCAGA aGCTTGTTCGTGAGCGCTTCTTTCAGCCTCCTCCCTTCGCCAACCCTCAGATGCCTCTTTTTCCTG GCTTTCCTATGATGGGTTTAATGCCTGGGTTTCCTGGCTTTCAACCTGGTATGGTTCCTTCAATGGACGGCAATCCTCCTTTCATTCCACCTCAAG gCTTGCCTCCTATGGCTGGACCCGTTCCTCCCATGCCCATGCCCGGGAGTCTTCCTGGCCCTATGCCTGGGCCCTTGCCCATTCCCCTTCCTGGGTCCATTCCCGGCGTCCCTGTCATTCCTTCTGAGATGCCCAATGGTACCCCCGAGCTCAATACAACAAACCCAGCTTTACTTCATTCCAATAAACCTCTTCCCATCTAG
- a CDS encoding L-lactate dehydrogenase, with protein MTEAFVKRRLISLIGSGNIGGIMGYLGQLTELADIVLFDIVPNLGAAKSLDIVHANTVAGIGYKCKGTTNYEDIAGSDVCIVTAGLARQPSKSNEEWSRDDLVSTNSKIITTVAENIKKYAPNAFVICITNPMDVMVHLIKKVTGFPKNRVVGMGGLLDSSRMRYYIAEKLNVNPKYVHGSVIGAHGDSMIPLVSKVTVNGVPISYFIERGLLTTEDLEAIEKRTISSGIELLKLYGTGSAYFSPATAAIEMASSYLHDKKSIFACSCYLDGEYGHKEVYCGTLAVIGAGGVERVFELDLTPAEKERYDNCIKEIRRLEALIK; from the exons ATGACCGAGGCATTCGTAAAAAGGAGGCTCATCAGTCTCATTGGATCTGGAAACATTGGAGGAATTATGGGATATCTGGGACAATTGACCGAACTTGCCGATATCGTCCTTTTCGACATTGTTCCAa ATCTCGGAGCTGCAAAATCACTTGATATTGTTCACGCAAACACCGTTGCAGGCATTGGTTACAAGTGCAAGGGAACCACCAACTACGAGGACATCGCCGGCAGTGATGTGTGCATTGTGACTGCGGGT TTGGCAAGGCAACCAAGCAAGTCCAACGAGGAGTGGAGCCGTGATGATTTAGTGTCTACAAACTCTAAGATCATTACCACCGTGGCCGAGAACATCAAAAAGTACGCACCTAACGCCTTTGTTATTTGCATCACGAATCCCATGGACGTTATGGTTCACTTGATTAAGAAGGTTACGGGATTCCCCAAGAACAGGGTAGTAGGCATGGGTGGACTGCTCGATTCTTCGAGGATGCGTTACTACATTGCCGAAAAGCTCAACGTAAACCCTAAGTATGTTCACGGCAGTGTTATTGGAGCTCACGGTGACAGTATGATTCCACTGGTTTCGAAAGTGACTGTTAATGGAGTACCAATTTCCTACTTTATTGAAAGGGGACTTTTGACCACCGAGGACCTCGAGGCAATTGAGAAACGCACCATAAGCTCAGGAATTGAACTTCTCAAGCTTTACGGAACTGGCTCAGCCTACTTCTCACCTGCCACTGCTGCGATCGAGATGGCCTCCTCGTACTTGCACGACAAGAAGTCCATCTTCGCCTGCTCGTGTTACCTTGACGGCGAGTACGGCCACAAGGAGGTGTACTGTGGAACCCTCGCAGTCATTGGAGCCGGTGGAGTTGAGAGAGTCTTCGAACTTGATCTCACCCCCGCTGAGAAGGAAAGGTACGACAACTGCATCAAGGAAATCCGCAGATTGGAGGCTTTGattaagtaa
- a CDS encoding uncharacterized protein (protein of unknown function DUF1168 family protein) — translation MVEQKFEDHVLLSTGKILNVSNKSKESDSNLDDSDQVVVERVRNVWGSSSGAGSDFLDNYRKQRAVEMQRLDEMDKQWREDMENKLFQSQRMHRIKKESEKALKRKIKRDRKKKKTSFSKKSNTPEDAYTINSDQLDRVEEDSTGENIQNGKSDNDNQDPSPSFSHFPEVCGDTDGSVKPSNNASNFIILDHSLNDI, via the exons ATGGTTGAACAAAAATTTGAGGACCATGTTTTGTTATCAACTGGTAAAATACTAAATGTTTCTAACAAATCTAAAGAATCTGACTCTAATTTGGACGACTCTGATCAGGTTGTTGTAGAGAGGGTTCGCAATGTTTGGGGAAGCAGTTCCGGGGCAG GTAGCGACTTCCTTGATAATTACCGCAAACAGAGAGCCGTTGAAATGCAACGGCTTGATGAAATGGACAAACAATGGAGAGAAGACATGGAAAACAAGCTGTTTCAGTCTCAACGAATGCACCGAATAAAGAAAGAATCTGAAAAGGCTCTcaaaagaaaaattaaacggGATCGcaaaaaaaagaaaacaTCATTTTCTAAAAAATCAAACACACCTGAGGATGCTTATACCATAAACTCAGACCAGTTAGACCGTGTCGAGGAGGATTCTACTGGCGAAAACATTCAAAATGGCAAATCTGATAATGATAATCAAGATCCATCGCCCAGTTTTTCACACTTTCCCGAAGTTTGTGGCGACACCGACGGATCAGTCAAACCGTCCAATAATGCTTCCAACTTTATCATCTTGGATCACTCATTAAAcgatatttaa